In Euphorbia lathyris chromosome 9, ddEupLath1.1, whole genome shotgun sequence, the following are encoded in one genomic region:
- the LOC136206832 gene encoding 2,3-bisphosphoglycerate-independent phosphoglycerate mutase has protein sequence MGSAGAFSWKLADHPKLPKGKTIAMVVLDGWGEAKPDEYNCIHVAETPTMDSFKKTAPEKWRLIRAHGPAVGLPTDDDMGNSEVGHNALGAGRIYAQGAKLVDQALASGKIYEDVGFKYIKESFGNGTLHLIGLLSDGGVHSRLDQLLLLLKGAAENGAKRIRVHVLTDGRDVIDGTSVGFVETLEKDLANLREKGVDAQIASGGGRMYVTMDRYENDWSVVKRGWDAQVLGEAPHKFKDAVEAVKKLREYPKANDQYLPPFVIVDDSGKPVGPIVDGDAVVTFNFRADRMTMLAKALEYEDFDKFDRVRFPKIRYAGMLQYDGELKLPNYYLVSPPEIERTSGEYLVHNGVHTFACSETVKFGHVTFFWNGNRSGYFNSEMEEYVEIPSDVGITFNVQPKMKAIAIAERARDAILSGKFHQVRVNIPNSDMVGHTGDVEATVVACKAADDAVKIIIDAIEQVGGIYVVTADHGNAEDMVKRDKSGKPAVDKNGNVQILTSHTLEPVPIAIGGPGLAAGVRFRNDVPDGGLANVAATVINLHGFVAPDDYEKSLIEVFDN, from the exons ATGGGTAGCGCAGGTGCATTCTCATGGAAATTGGCGGATCATCCAAAGCTTCCCAAGGGAAAGACTATTGCAATGGTAGTTTTGGATGGATGGGGTGAGGCTAAACCGGATGAATACAATTGTATTCATGTTGCTGAGACGCCTACCATGGATTCCTTCAAAAAG ACTGCCCCCGAGAAGTGGAGGTTGATTAGGGCTCATGGCCCTGCTGTGGGGCTTCCAACCGATGATGATATGGGCAACAGTGAAGTTGGTCACAACGCTCTTGGTGCTGGCCGCATATATGCTCAAGG TGCAAAGCTTGTTGACCAAGCTCTTGCCTCTGGAAAAATTTATGAAGATGTGGGATTTAAGTACATAAAGGAGTCTTTTGGGAATGGTACTTTGCATCTTATTGGCTTATTGAGTGACGGTGGAGTTCACTCTAGGCTCGATCAGTTGCTG TTGCTACTAAAAGGTGCTGCTGAAAATGGCGCTAAGAGAATCCGAGTTCATGTTCTTACTGATGGACGTGATGTTATCGATGGTACAAGTGTTGGCTTTGTTGAGACTCTTGAAAAAGACCTGGCAAATTTACGGGAGAAAGGTGTTGATGCACAGATAGCATCTGGTGGAGGCCGTATGTATGTTACGATGGATCGCTATGAG AATGACTGGAGTGTTGTTAAACGTGGATGGGATGCTCAGGTTCTTGGTGAAGCCCCACACAAGTTTAAAGATGCTGTTGAAGCTGTGAAGAAATTAAGGGAATACCCCAAAGCCAATGACCAGTACTTACCTCCTTTTGTCATTGTTGATGATAGTGGGAAGCCTGTGGGCCCAATTGTGGATGGCGATGCTGTTGTCACGTTCAACTTCCGTGCAGATCGGATGACCATGCTTGCCAAGGCACTTGAATATGAGGATTTTGACAAATTTGATAGAGTTCGTTTCCCTAAAATCCGTTATGCTGGAATGCTTCAATATGATGGTGAATTGAAGCTTCCGAACTATTACCTTGTATCTCCTCCAGAGATAGAAAGAACATCGGGTGAATATTTAGTACACAATGGTGTTCATACATTTGCTTGCAG TGAAACAGTCAAATTTGGTCATGTCACTTTCTTTTGGAATGGAAATCGTTCTGgttattttaattcagaaatggaAGAATATGTTGAAATTCCAAGTGATGTTGGAATAACATTTAATGTCCAACCAAAGATGAAGGCAATAGCGATTGCAGAGAGGGCAAGGGATGCCATTCTCAGTGGTAAATTCCACCAG GTTCGTGTTAATATACCAAATAGTGACATGGTTGGACATACGGGAGACGTTGAAGCCACAGTTGTCGCATGCAAGGCTGCTGATGATGCTGTCAAG ATTATCATTGATGCTATAGAGCAAGTTGGTGGAATATATGTAGTTACTGCAGATCATGGCAATGCTGAAGATATGGTGAAGAGGGACAAGTCAGGGAAGCCTGCGGTTGATAAGAATGGCAATGTTCAGATACTCACATCTCATACCCTTGAGCCA GTTCCTATTGCAATTGGAGGTCCTGGATTGGCAGCTGGTGTCCGGTTCCGCAATGATGTTCCTGACGGTGGACTTGCTAATGTAGCTGCTACTGTGATCAATCTCCATGGATTTGTGGCTCCTGATGATTATGAGAAAAGCCTCATTGAAGTTTTTGATAACTAG